A genomic stretch from Ureibacillus composti includes:
- a CDS encoding DNA topoisomerase, whose amino-acid sequence MKRALLIAEKPSLMRDIQKVYKKTTLPYEIDFASFVGHVVELKEPHEYKPEWKKWNLDVLPMIPERYEFRVKKSAYKVYKDLEQTLKSNHYDFIINACDAGMEGENIFYSFYKRVGCKLPVKRFWTSQTTDTAIQKALQQLIDENDAMIRNLRNAAMYRSVFDWLIGLNLTRVATVKGGRIIKVGRVMTPTLAIVVKRELEIRNFKPEPYFQIEIDLDSFKAMWFDPKTNDNKIKNKELAEAIKSQLMGLAKVVDVKTERKSMYAPSLHSLLELQKEANKFFGLTSAQTLKIAQGLYEKKLITYPRTESKHLPAAFAKTIEDNIRSLANLNGYQEVVKNILSNKSQIEYVRHSKRYVDDKKLTDHHAITVTDVAIGKKKLTADELKIYHLIARRLLSIFLPPYVIDKTAVVLQSGEHFFKANGITVIDKGYTVLYEGFNKKNERPLPMLQTNMELPIRQIEVLSKMTEPPQRYTDSTLLDAMFHAGRFVEDKELQRILKDAEGIGTSATRAEIIEKLISIGMIERLGKSFIATQFGIDVIESLGNHDVVSPVLTAIWSKKLKDIVDGQLSSRQFYGEMLKFVQETTARLKSIEMEVAEKQTVVVGKCIKCGSSVEEGFKGYACSNKACKFFISKTLMKAKITSTDAKKLLTGKETREIRFTWKSGKKGKAKLKLNGEKLEFVFSQSKKQK is encoded by the coding sequence ATGAAGAGAGCGTTATTGATCGCTGAAAAACCATCTCTCATGCGTGATATTCAAAAAGTTTATAAAAAAACTACTTTACCTTATGAAATTGATTTTGCTTCATTCGTAGGTCACGTTGTTGAATTAAAAGAACCACATGAATATAAACCGGAATGGAAGAAGTGGAATCTCGATGTATTACCGATGATTCCTGAGAGATATGAATTTCGAGTGAAGAAAAGTGCATATAAAGTTTATAAGGATTTAGAGCAAACTTTAAAATCAAATCATTATGATTTCATCATTAATGCCTGTGATGCGGGGATGGAAGGAGAAAATATCTTTTATTCCTTTTATAAACGTGTGGGATGTAAGCTTCCAGTAAAGCGGTTTTGGACTTCTCAAACGACAGATACAGCAATTCAAAAGGCGCTACAACAACTGATTGATGAAAATGATGCAATGATTCGTAATTTGCGCAATGCCGCGATGTATCGTTCGGTTTTTGATTGGTTGATTGGACTGAATTTAACAAGAGTGGCAACGGTAAAAGGTGGACGGATTATTAAAGTGGGACGAGTGATGACTCCTACTTTAGCTATTGTTGTTAAAAGAGAATTAGAGATTCGTAATTTTAAACCTGAACCCTATTTTCAAATTGAAATAGATTTAGATTCGTTTAAGGCTATGTGGTTTGATCCCAAAACAAATGACAACAAAATTAAAAATAAAGAGCTTGCAGAAGCTATTAAATCGCAGTTGATGGGTTTAGCAAAAGTAGTAGATGTGAAAACAGAGCGGAAGTCGATGTATGCCCCGTCCCTGCATTCATTATTAGAGCTACAAAAGGAAGCCAATAAATTTTTCGGCTTAACCTCTGCACAAACATTAAAAATTGCCCAAGGTCTTTATGAGAAAAAATTAATTACTTATCCGCGTACAGAATCGAAACATTTACCTGCTGCATTTGCAAAAACGATAGAAGACAATATTCGATCACTCGCAAATCTAAATGGATATCAAGAAGTTGTGAAAAACATCTTATCGAATAAAAGTCAAATAGAATATGTACGTCATTCAAAACGATATGTAGACGATAAAAAATTAACAGACCATCATGCAATTACCGTTACGGATGTTGCGATTGGAAAGAAAAAGCTCACAGCTGATGAATTGAAAATTTATCATTTAATTGCGAGAAGATTACTCTCCATTTTCTTACCACCCTATGTAATTGATAAAACAGCTGTTGTTTTACAATCTGGCGAGCATTTCTTTAAGGCCAATGGAATTACTGTAATCGATAAGGGTTACACGGTTCTTTATGAGGGCTTTAACAAGAAAAATGAGCGCCCATTACCAATGCTTCAAACAAATATGGAACTACCGATTCGCCAGATTGAGGTTTTATCCAAAATGACGGAGCCTCCTCAACGTTACACAGATAGTACACTACTTGATGCAATGTTTCATGCAGGTAGATTTGTTGAAGATAAGGAACTGCAAAGGATATTAAAAGATGCAGAGGGGATTGGGACTTCTGCAACACGTGCCGAAATTATTGAGAAACTAATTTCAATTGGCATGATTGAAAGACTTGGAAAATCATTTATAGCGACTCAGTTTGGCATTGATGTAATTGAAAGTCTCGGAAATCATGACGTCGTATCGCCTGTCCTTACAGCCATATGGAGTAAAAAACTAAAAGATATCGTTGATGGTCAATTAAGTTCTCGTCAATTTTATGGAGAAATGCTTAAGTTTGTTCAGGAAACAACAGCTCGATTAAAATCTATAGAAATGGAAGTAGCAGAAAAACAAACGGTAGTGGTTGGAAAGTGCATTAAATGTGGGTCATCTGTTGAAGAAGGATTTAAAGGTTATGCTTGTTCAAATAAAGCATGTAAATTTTTCATTAGTAAAACCTTGATGAAAGCGAAAATCACGTCTACAGATGCAAAAAAATTATTAACAGGAAAAGAGACGAGAGAAATTCGCTTTACATGGAAGAGTGGAAAAAAAGGAAAAGCGAAATTGAAACTGAATGGTGAAAAACTCGAATTTGTATTTTCGCAATCTAAAAAACAAAAATAA